The following proteins are co-located in the Gossypium hirsutum isolate 1008001.06 chromosome A02, Gossypium_hirsutum_v2.1, whole genome shotgun sequence genome:
- the LOC107952198 gene encoding uncharacterized protein — translation MLDFWVKFKEIELYVEHEVDNPIIVDEIFLLTTREGDVEGVEVDGEGDGKGVEFDDEGDLEKVESSEEGDVGEVQADGEGVSATGIEVDEDIGMESGGHISLGSTVGEDNDSEVAGNEYASDFATSDGVDNVADEYVGDFATSDRVDNVADKYAGDFATSDGLDNFAATRSGEEEDGNETEVWDSDEHGSLVESDKDEEHEDGERKRSKFPVYNDKLKFSLGMLFKDGKQFKSAIQKYSKECRRQLKFIKNEPKRVVVRCIASPNCPWRIRASYSPVAKCLQIKTFQDEHHCSVSFKNKMVTAAMIAQHFEATIKDHSKMKLREIQRRCASELHVNETIDCCYRAKKIVNEKMAGNHKHEFGLLWDYAHELRSKMPGSTIKMVVQRVTADSLPYFKRYYVCFNALKRGWKAGCRPLIGLDGCFLKGPFKSEVLTAVGRDANNQMFPIAWVVVEVECTNSWGWFLSLLSIDLGLEDGYGYTIISDQQKGLEIVISDILPRVEYRNCVRHVFANWSGRKLGKSYECDFWQIAKCTTERKWEDLCSALEKKDKDVYDNLMKKSPKTWTREFLGTTCKSDIVDNNLCEAFNSSIVEVRFKSNIRMLEDIRTKMMTRIVQKRKLCNG, via the exons ATGTTGGacttttgggtcaagtttaaGGAGATTGAGTTATATGTTGAACATGAGGTTGATAACCCAATAATTGTAGATGAAATTTTTTTGTTGACTACTAGAGAGGGTGATGTTGAAGGGGTGGAAGTTGATGGGGAGGGTGATGGTAAAGGGGTAGAATTTGATGATGAAGGTGATCTAGAAAAGGTAGAATCTAGTGAGGAGGGTGATGTAGGAGAGGTACAAGCTGATGGGGAGGGTGTGTCTGCTACTGGTATTGAGGTAGATGAGGATATTGGTATGGAAAGTGGTGGACATATTAGTTTAGGGTCTACTGTTGGAGAAGATAATGATAGTGAAGTTGCTGGTAATGAATATGCTAGTGATTTTGCAACATCAGATGGAGTGGATAATGTTGCTGATGAATATGTTGGTGATTTTGCAACATCAGATAGAGTGGATAATGTTGCTGATAAATATGCTGGTGACTTTGCAACATCAGATGGACTAGATAATTTTGCTGCTACACGTAGTGGGGAAGAGGAGGATGGAAATGAGACTGAGGTATGGGACTCAGATGAACATGGAAGCTTGGTTGAGTCCGATAAAGATGAAGAACATGAAGATGGTGAGAGAAAGAGGAGCAAGTTTCCCGTATACAATGATAAGTTAAAGTTTAGTCTGGGAATGTTGTTTAAGGATGGCAAACAGTTTAAGAGTGCAATTCAAAAGTACTCCAAAGAATGTAGAAGACAACTAAAGTTTATTAAGAATGAACCGAAAAGGGTTGTTGTCAGGTGCATTGCTTCCCCTAACTGTCCATGGAGAATTAGGGCTAGCTACAGTCCTGTTGCGAAATGCTTGCAAATAAAGACGTTTCAGGATGAGCACCATTGTTCGGTTAGTTTTAAGAACAAAATGGTGACTGCTGCTATGATTGCCCAACATTTTGAAGCAACTATCAAGGATCATTCTAAGATGAAGCTGAGGGAAATTCAAAGAAGATGTGCTTCTGAGTTGCATGTAAATGAGACCATTGACTGTTGTTATAGAGCGAAGAAAATAGTGAATGAGAAAATGGCTGGGAATCATAAGCATGAATTTGGTTTGCTATGGGACTATGCTCATGAGTTAAGGTCAAAGATGCCAGGAAGCACAATAAAAATGGTTGTTCAAAGGGTGACAGCAGACTCCCTTCCATATTTTAAGAGGTATTATGTGTGCTTTAATGCATTAAAAAGAGGCTGGAAAGCGGGGTGTAGGCCACTCATTGGATTAGATGGTTGCTTCCTAAAAGGCCCATTTAAGAGTGAAGTTCTCACAGCTGTTGGAAGAGACGCAAACAACCAAATGTTCCCTATTGcatgggttgtggttgaagtgGAGTGCACTAATTCATGGGGTTGGTTTCTCAGTCTCCTATCAATTGATTTGGGCTTGGAAGATGGGTATGGGTACACAATTATCAGTGACCAACAGAAG GGCCTTGAGATTGTAATTTCTGACATACTACCAAGGGTGGAGTATAGGAATTGTGTGAGGCATGTGTTTGCAAATTGGTCAGGGAGGAAGTTAGGGAAATCTTATGAGTGTGATTTCTGGCAGATTGCAAAGTGCACGACTGAGAGGAAGTGGGAGGATCTATGTTCAGCACTGGAGAAGAAAGATAAGGATGTTTACGATAATTTGATGAAAAAGTCTCCAAAGACGTGGACTAGGGAATTTTTGGGGACTACTTGTAAATCAGATATAGTTGACAACAATTTGTGTGAAGCATTCAATTCAAGTATTGTCGAAGTTAGGTTCAAAAGCAATATCAGAATGCTTGAGGATATTAGGACCAAGATGATGACTAGGATAGTACAAAAAAGGAAGTTATGTAATGGATAG